The Vulpes vulpes isolate BD-2025 chromosome 1, VulVul3, whole genome shotgun sequence genome contains the following window.
ATAATCAGTTTCAGATTTTCTTGCTACTTAGCATATTTATAAAGATACAAGATTTGGTACACAGCAGGACTTTAAATCAATAATACTAACACTGATAAATCCAAGTTGAGTATTGGTTCCTTTAAAATTCAACAGGTTCCTCTGAATAGCTATACTATTGTTTCAAGTAACTATGAAATGAAACTGATGTTCCAATGAAGTTTAAAATTAACACAGAATTTCAAAAGCATCCCCAAAATACTTTGTGTAAGGAAGCAGCCCTGGAATTATATCCAGGATTCCAAGCTGACCGTTTTAATTACCTACTTATAAACAGAGCCCAAAAAGATCCCATAGTGACATCAGTATAACCGAGTAGCTAAGAGCACAAATTTTGCCTCAAGAGAGACCTGGGTTTGCATAACTCCACCATCCACTAACTCTGACCTTGATCTAAGTctgtttcctcattggtaaaacgcaagactctttttcttttttaaaaaaaatttatttcttttaaggggggggggatgggcagagagagagggagacagagaatcttaagcaggcttcatgcctggcacagagcccaacctgggccttgatctcaaaaccctgagatcatgacctgagccaaaatcgagtcggatgcttaacccactagccacccaggtacccctaggcCTCTCTTTCAAATTAAGGATTAGTAGTGTAATTGCTCAATAGTGCTAGATAGTATATCCCAAGAAACCCATGAGTCATCCATTATTTTCTTCgtaggaatatataaaaaaaaagaacatttctgcctactttccaataaaaatagctaacaatGAGAGCACAGACCGAGCAATGAATCTGCATAAAGTGACACTATCATGAGAAAACACATAAATACTTAATGAAGAAATACCTGGTCTGACTTTAGTTCTTTGGttaaaaacactgaaacaaaATCCTAGGAAAAAGCTAACAAAAAATTTTGAGACAACTCAAAAAATATTCTGAGGTTCTAGGACAGAAAAAAAGGTACCATTATTCTGCCTAAATTGAATCCTCAATGCAGAAAGGACACATCTGAGAAACTTTCTCCTAAATGAGATCCCAAGAGTGAGGGTAGGGACTTAAGCTCTATTCTGAATGCCAGGAACCAGGGAGACATTTACTGCTTAAATTGAAAAAAGCCTTTTTAACTTTTCCATGATTTTGTCATACCCTGTATCCTGGTAATTTGCTACAAATCCCTTAAAACAAAGAACCTCTACCTCTGGAGGCACAAAAGAGAGGTGCTGGAGGAAACACGTTTCTCTCTTAAATTTGCAGAAGACAAAAAGCTTGTGAACAGAATTAACAAAAGGAATAAACATAAAGATTCCTGGGCttttgctgaaagaaaagagCACAAGGATTGTCTTGGTGAAAAAGGTATCCCTATGGCCAAGCTTAGTCCTTGCTATGGGCCTGTAGTGACTAGGAAGCAGAGAGCTGCCAGATGTAGTCACTGCTGTGACAGATACAGGTGTGACTAAGAGATTCTAAGAAGGTATTATCAGTCCACTAAAAAATTCTCCTTCTTTGCCTTCCTACAATTTCCATATTTCCTTCTTATCAATCTGTGGCATACTGCAGTCAGAATACTCTGGTAGAAAAGACAAGCCTATGTATGGGTGGGGCACCAACATGGTCTGAAGAGGAAAGGTTTTCAAACTACACAGTAGTCATCTCTATATCAAACAGGTCTGGATGACTATCattctggggtttttgtttgtttttttaggttttgcCAACAGAAATGATATAATTGGAAATTCTAATTATTCTGTTTTCAAAACATAAGTGCTATCATTTGGTTTTAAGTAACTGGATTTTGAACatctaaaagaaatatgaatttaaaagtcTAACAAAAAATTCTCAAGTTTTCTAAATTCCAATAAACTGGAGGtggaaatatatacaatttagaaTTTCATCCAGAAATGCTCATCATTATCATCCGAAGGTAATTTCTCACCCACACAGAAAAAGTCCTTTCCTATctataaaattctcattttattggGTTTTTCATCAAGAAGTCCTACCAAAGGAATCTCAGTTCACTTTTTTCCAGCAAGGCATTTAGTGAATTCTGCATAAGATaattaaaacaatggaaaaatgtGAGATAGACGCTAGGATGTAGTGCTTCAAGAGTTTGGTGAATTCTGGCCCTATATCTGGTTCTTCTATTCCCAAAACTCCTGGTAAGTCAACACACAAAACTGCCAAAAAGCAGCCTCAATTCCTAAGTTTAGACCAAGGCTGTCCCAAAAATATGTTAAGCTTTTTTAGTGGCTAtactaaaaaagtaaattttaatacattttattcaatCCAGTATCTCCAAGTTCTTTCGATGGGTAATCAATGGAAAAATTTTGAGATCTtccgggcgcctgggtggctcagcagtggagcgtctgccttgggctcaggtcgtgatcctggagacctgggatggagtcccgcgtcgggcttcctgcagggagcctgcagcctcttcctctgcctgtgtctctctgcctctctctctctgtgcatctctcgtgaataaataaaatctttaaaaatatatatctatatatattttttgagatctCCGAAATCTAGTGTATCTTATACTTAGAGCACATCTCCATTTGGACCAGTCACTTTTCAAGTCTTCAGTGGTTCCCACACGGGTAGTGGCTGCCATACGGAACAGCACAAACCTAGACAAGTTACATCCCAGGTGCAGAGATGGGGCAGGCTCGTTTCCAAAGAATAAGAACGCTTAAAAGTGACCCTAGCATAGCTTTACTTTAGGATCCAAATTAATCTTCAACAATAATCACAGGATGCGATTTAACACTGTGAGTTTTTAAAGGCCTCTTCCCGAGAGAGCGAggtccttcctctctctgcccaaaGTGCTGTACCATGCCTACAGGCCATCCAGTGGATGGCTACCAGATCGTTCACCCTCTTAGGGAGGAACTCGATCACGAATCCTACACGAAATCATCGTTAAGCCACGCAAGGCGCGCTACACCTTGCTCCATTTGTGGGTGAGCAGACCTGCCGCGGCTCGCGGGCAAGGTCTCCAGAAAGCTCGCACGCCTGTCGTGCCCCACGCTCCCGCACCCTCCTGCCAGCACAGGCACTGACGGTGCAAGCCCACGTCCACCTCGCCCGACCGTCTGTTTGGCAAGTGCTTTCAGCCCACGGGACCCCCCCGCAGACGCGGGGCCCCACCGTGTGGAGCCCGGCAGTCGGGGACCCCGGCTCTTTGGGGCCTCCTGAACGCGAATCAAGAGGGGGCAAACTGCTCCCTCCCCGGGCGCGCCTGGCTGCCCCCGCCCTCCGGGGCGCTCGGCGGACCTCCAGCCCCTACCTGGCGCGGTGCTGCCCCCCAGTCTCCCCGCCGGGGCTCCGTGCGCCCCGCCCCGtcgtcgccgccgccgcccctcgGGGGCCGGGCGCCCCGGGGCTCCTCCCCCGGCCCGCGGGGCCGCACGGGAGGCTGCTGCAGCGGCGGCTCGCCCGTCTCCAGGCCTCGGCCCTCACGCTGCACGCCGCCCGGAACGCCGGTGTCCCCGCCGTCGCGACGCTTGCTGGGCGAAGCTGAAGGCTCAGTCATAGCCCCGGCGTCGATTTTGCGCTTTCGGGGCAGCTCCGGGGCGCCGACAGGCTGCCCGGGATGCGAGGGCCCCGGCGGCGGGATCcagagcggcggcggcggcggcggcggcggcggctcctcggGGAAGTCGCAGAGCAGGAGCCGCTTCCAAGGCACGTGGAACGTCAGCGGCTCGGCCGCACGCCGCTTGGCCATGGGCCCCGGGGCCTCGGGCGGAGCCCGCCCGGCGCGGGAGGCCCAGCGCCGATaactccgggggcggggggcggggggcgagggcTGGGCGCGcgagggagggcggggggcggggcggccgggcccgGCGCTGCCCGCGCGCGTCGCCCCCGCTGCGGCCGAGCGGCTGCCGGACGTTGGGAGCAAACCGCGAAGCGGCGGAGATTCGAACCTGCGCACGAATGCGCGCGCGCGCCCTCGCGCCGGCCGGGCGGAGCCGCTGGTTGGTGGAGGCTCGCAGGGCGCGCTCCCGAACGCCCCCGCGGCCGGAAGTGCGAGCCCCGGAGGGAGGCGGGAAGTCGGCCGCCGCTCCTGTTAAAGGCCCAGGGGCCGGAGGGCGTGACCTTGCTTccccgggggcggggagcggcCGTGCGCGTCCCGGAACTCGGTGAGGCGGCGCGGGGTTCAGACCTGTGACGTGTGGTTGTCAGCCTTCCCCTCGGGGACGCTTCCAGGAGGTTCGGGTCCCTCGCCGAGGGGCCGCCTGCGAGCCGACGGGCTGAGGCGGTAGCCACGGTAAGCGGCCCCCGCTGGCGGACTGctggcccggggtgggggcccgCGCGCGGACACGAAGCAGGACGAAGGGCGTGCCTGGCGCTGGCTGTCGCGGAAAGCGCAGTAGGCGCCGCATTCCTCGAAGACCTTTCGATGAAAAATTCATTGATGAGGCCGCGGAGGACATGTGCTCTCCAAAATAGCTCGTCCCGGAGCCAAGCCTGCAGCACGGCGCTTCCCCGTGGCCAACCGAACCAACCCTTGCCTGGCTCTTAAATTACGTGGGAAGCGCACAGAGTTCCCTTCTTCGGATGATGCGAAGGGAGATTCCGAGaccttccccccgcccccgcccccagggcggAATTTGTTGCTACCAAGCAAACAGAGGGGGATGGGCGCAGTGACCTTACTGTAGAGCTTGTATCTTCGCGGTTGATAAAGGTAGTAGCCAAGTCGACCAAGAGGAGCAAGGGAGCTGCAGGATCTTCTAGAGGAAGTGCAAGGCAGGTAACTGTTCTCGTAGGTGGTCAGTGCTTAACCTGTATGTCACTTGCCCCGTGGCCCCTGAGCCTCAAGGTCGCGAGAAGATAGGCAACCCAGTACTTGATAGGCGCCAAGTGAGGGTGTGAGACTCTAGCTCTCCCGTCTGATCTTTCCAGTCCTTCTTTGAAGTTGGTGACTCCTCAGTCCCCCAGGAACAGGTCACACAGATCAGATGTGGAagatcttcattttatttgaacGGTTTTGAGGGTTGTGCCTCCCAATAATGGTAAAATGGTGTGCAGTTTAGCTAATGGAGGTCCGCTCCTCTGTGGTCCTCACCGCAgactctcttttgtttttctaaattgtgAACCTCATCCTGTGTAGAGAAAGGTTGTGTGAAGCACACGTAGTGGGTGGGCACCCGGGAGGCTCAGGGtaggattccaggatcctgggatggaagcCCGCGtcccgctccctgctcagcccctgctcagcggaggagcctgcttctcctttccccaccccacccccctcaaataaataaaattaaaaatatatatatatgtagataaagGAATGGTAGTAAGATACCCAGCACCTAGTTTCACATATAGAGTATTACTTGGACCAGAACATGAGAGCATTCCCACATGCTTCTCCAACtggtgcctgccttcctccctttcctccactCCAGGTAATTGCTATACAATTATACTCCAGGTAAATGCTATACAAAGGGATGGCtgattcaaaatacaaaataattgtattttgtaTCAGCCATCCCTTTGCTTTACTTTGTAATTTTGCTGTCTGTGTTTCTAAGTGACTTTTTTGGTtttgctggtgtgtgtgtgtgtgtgtgtgtgtgtgtgtgtgttttacacttTATGGAGCCCTAactgacataaaataaaatgcatatatttaaagtgtttagTTTGCTGAATTCTGACATATGTATATTCCTGTGAAACAATAGGTACAGTGGGGTCAGGGCTGGGTGGCCcaggtgaagcatctgacttctgctcaggtcgtgggatcgagccccatgttgcaCTTATGGTCCAAcaagaagtctgcttgtccctctcccccactcatgtgcaatctctctctctctctctctaataaataagtaagatcttaaGAAACCATAGCCACAGTTATAATAATACACATACCCATCACCCCCCAGAAGTTTCCATTTGCCCTTTTGTAATTCCGCCCTCCACCCCTGGCTCCTTCTTGGCAAATGTAGCCACCCGGTTTACTTTCTGTCCTTAtagattaatttgcattttctagagttttgtataaatggaatcatatactaaCCACTGCTTTACTTTCTGTCCTTAtagattaatttgcattttctagaattttgtataaatggaatcatatatacTAACCACCGCTTTACTTTCTGTCATTAtagattaatttgcattttctagagttttgtATAAACGGAATCCTATATACTAACCACCGCTTTACTTTCTGTCATTAtagattaatttgcattttctagagttttgtataaacagaatcatatataCTGTTATTGTTTGGCTTCCTTCACAATTCTATTGAGATTCATTCAGCTATcacatgttctttcctttttattacccAGTACTTCTCCATTGTGTGGCTTTATCACAActtgtttctccattcatctgttgatggacatgtaGGTTGCTTCCAGTCTGGGGCTATACAGATAAAGCTGCTGAGCACATTTGTGTGTAAGGCTTTATGGACATAGGCTTTCTTTTCTCCTGGGTAAAATACCTCGGAGAATAATGGCTGGACCATGTGGTGGGTGTATGTTTAACTTGCTAGCAGATCGCCAAATGtggttataccattttacattcccatcagcagtgtatgagagttccagttcctACGCATGCTCTCCAACAATTGGTATGatcagagtttatttttaatctttctaacTAGATATCTCATGGTccttattatagttttaatttacatttccctagtgactaatgatgttgactaATGATAGACTTTTTTTGCTGTCTGTATCTGTGTAaaatgttcaaatcttttgtccacTTAAAATATTGAGCTGCTTGCTTtactgttttccttattttatatttttgtgcatataatcgtatttcattaatttatactGAGTATGGTATACCATCATATGAATCCATTCTATTGATaaacatttgagatttttcagatttttgcaGTGAGGAATAGTGTGCTGCAAGCATACTCGTTCATGATTTTTGgtttaattgaagtgtaattgacatGTTGTATCCTATTTTCAGGTGTATgtcatagtgattcaatatttttatacattacgAAATGGTCCTCGTGATAATtgcagttaccatctgtcaccatatgaaGTTAGTACagaattattgactatattccctatgcttgTACATTACattccctaatttatttttttacctctgGACTATTTGTGTTGACCTTCCAAGTATTGGAGGTTTTCCTAGatatctttcttttgatttctagtttaattcctttccatttaattcattttgtatGTGATTTTAATCCTTTTACATTTGTTGTGATTTACTTTATGATCCAGCATATGAATTATCATGGAACATGGAATATGTGTTCTTGGAAAGAACATAATATCCTGCGAGTATTCAGCAGAGTGCTCTCTCAGTGTCACTTAGGTCAAGGTGGTTGGTTGTGTTTCTCACATATTACATGTCTTTACagatttgggttgttttgttttgttgttttttgcctAAATGTTCTATGAATTGCTAAGAAATAGGTGTTAAAATATCCAACAACGACAGtcaatttttgtttctccttttagttctgtcaGTTTTGGTGTATTTTGAAGCACCTTTATTAGGTACACCTATATTACAATTGTTATGTCTATTATGTATTAGCCCTTTGTTCTTTTGAAACATTCCTCTTTATCTCTGgtaatgttctttattttgaagTCATCTATGTTTGATATCATCACAGCTTCAGCCCCCTTTGGCTTACCATTTGCATAGTACATCTTTTTTCCCATCCATTTACTTtatctgtctttatatttaatgtttctcTTGGAGTCAGACATCATGTATAGTTGGATCATGTTTTCCTGACATTCTGaccatttctgtattttaattagaATGTTTAGTGCTTTAGCACTTGATATAAATTATAGATATGACTGGATTTTGGTCTATTCTTTTACTCTTTACTTGCTGTCTCTACCCTTTCTTGACTCTAAACCTTCTTTCTAGATCTCTTTTGGATTAATTTAGtatcattttgaatttaattttaatctattaAATACCACTTTGCATGAATTTTCAGTTGTTGCTCTAAGGATCACGATATATACATCTTTAATGTTTCACAGTTTAAAGTTAACACTTAAAGTACCATTTCAAGCAGAAATCCTGCAGCCCTTCACTCCCATCCTCACCCCGTCCAGGTACATTTTCATATTAGTCCAATAGGATCTTCTCCCTATCCTATAATTTTGTTTAAAcagctctctgatttctttccccAGTACTTCTCATGGATAATGACTCAGAACTCACTAGTAACAGCAAAGCAACAAAGAGGAAATTTTTCTCTTGGATGCACACTCAGAAACATTCTGCTTATCTTAAAATTTGCCTGTTTCAGACTGATTAAAGCCCTACAGCAGTTTGGGTGGGGAAgtggttttaaacttttttttttttttttttttagcgacTATGTATTTGCCAGACCTTTTacatatctcatttaatcctcagaactcCTTGGCAAATATTGCTAGCTTGCTGATGAACCTCACCCCAGAGGATCAGACTGCTGTCAACTTCTCAGTGAGTCGCAACTCACTCAGCATTGCCCAGGACTCTTGAGATTAcctttgcctgattttttttttttttttttttctggagcacATATCACCTTCCGATCTGTTACAtgattcacttatttattattattattgtgtccTTCTCTAGAaagtaagctccttgagggtaaggttatttgttttttcactcaagcacctagaacagtgcccagcATGGATCAGGTGCTCGgtacatatttgttgaacaaatgactATTCATCATTTTCGCTTGGATGTTTCACAAGCATCTCATAGTCCATTCTTGTGTCTCCTATATCCCATCATTCATCTAACCAGGTACTCCTATCGGGAATAGAACTGTACCCCTTCACAACCTCactcattaatttattctttgaaatataGCATATGCTAAGGACCAGGGAAAACTCAAAGAGTtgcaacaataaacaaaacaaaaatccctgtcTCATGTTTCCCCCACTGAAGCTTATATTGAGAGAAACAGACAGTAAAAAAAGTACATCTGTCAAGTGCTGAGAAACAACAAAGCAGAATAAGGTTGGCAGAGGTTATATTAGGTGGTCAAGAAGGGTCTCTCAGATAAGACTTTTGAGCAGCGACCTGAGGAAAATTAGGGGTGAGTTGAATTTTAATGGTGAGTGGTTATAGGTGAAGGTAGTAAGAAGTGCAAATGTGCTAAAGCAAGAGCATGTCTGACTTGAACTTGGGACACCAAGAAAGTCAATGTGGCCTTTTTTCTCTTAGTGTTTTGGCTAATTTCTACTGCTAtgatttacttttcttctctcatgCCTTTTCTGCTGTTAATCTCATACACTGTATTTTTCATCCCAGACTTATCTTCAGAAGTTCAAGGTTGGTCTATAATACATCTCTGTATAACTTTTTGAACACATGGAACAGTTATGCTCTCTGTTTTAATGTCCTTCTCTGCTAAGTCTAACATCTGTATCAGTTCTGGGTTGGTTTCCATTGatcattctttctcctctctatAGGTGTTATTTTGTTCTGTGTCTGCATACatggtaattttttattggataccAGGTATTATAAGTTTTGCTTGTTGGTGCTTCTTCTTCTACCCTTGGGTAGTTCCCTCAACCACATGCACTGATCAGTACTCTGTAGGTCAGTATTCTTGGCCAGAGGAGGAGGGTGCTCTGCTCTGATCTCCAGAGTGCTCTGTGTGTGGTTTCCTCCTCTCAGTTACTCTGTCCTGCAGACTCTAGCTGCCTTGGTTTTCCTGGACTGTCAACAACTCCCTGTCCTCAGTTCAGGCACAATGCCAGGCTTTGTGTAGGTGTCCCCACCCAGTGCCATATCCTGGAGACTCAAAGTGAGAGAGAGTAGGGCTCACCTTGTTTCTATCTCTCATTTATCAGTCTCCTTTGTTGGCAGTTATTTTACACATTGTGCCCaggtttttggttgttttaggTGAGAGAGTAAATGTGGTCCATTATTCCATCTTGACTGGAAGCAGACAATGCCTACCTGTAAGATTTTACTTTGACTTCAAGGTTATATAACTTTTAACTTTGAGATATGCCTGTTTCCTTGTTTCTTATGGGAAATTGtacttattcatatatatatatatatatatatatatatatatatatatacacacattcatatCTATTAATATGTAGCTAGCATCAATGTATAAGACAAACAATTCATCAACCTTGTAATATTCAAACCACTGACTATGACATACCTGATGTTATTCTATAAGAATTCAGCcagtataaagaaaaatgtataaattttattcCAGACTGGAAAAATGCCAGTTTTCCTCTTTGTACTAATTAGGGTACAAGTAAATTAGGGTATAGCAGGAACAGTTAAAAATGAAGTAGAGATCTTTAATTATATCCGTACATGTGTTTGGTAAGTTCTGTTcttccttcaggtctcagctcaaatacCATTTCTTTAAGGCATTCTTCTCTAAGTCAGCACCTCCCTACTGCTGAGAGTACCCTGCACCTGTCCTTTATAACTTTATAATGGTGATCTCAGTTCTTACAATGAGGTAATGACTTGTTTGACACCTTTCCTCTGCTGCGTAAGCTCTGGGGGGGAGAAACAATAACTTCTGACCTTTGAATCCCCAAGATCAAGCCTTGTTCTTGATACAGTGCAAAttcccaataaatgtttgtggggTGAATGAAAAAGTGAAGACCACGCTGAATAGTGAGGCTAAGATACTGACCTATTCTGTGTTTTTCCACACTGTTTCTTCCTTCCCAGGCGGCCCATGATAATAAagagcaaaacagacaaacaaaacaaaacaaaaaaaacaaagacattgtAAGTTGCAAAAGATTTCAATGCAATTTCCAACATCACCTTGGCCATCATGAAAATGTTTAATAGACTGTGTTGGTGAAGATATTGAGAAACAGACACTctccttgttttaaaatgtaacctTTTAAGAGAGCTATCTGACAACatctatgaaaattttaaaatgcactgcTCACCTTCAGAAATTACACAGATGTGTCAGTGTGTCTACTGAGAATGTGCTGGACTATTCACTGTAATGTAATGCTGAATAGCAAAAGGTTGTAAAAAAACCTCAGCATTACTTGTTAGCATTGTGTGTGTATTATACATGGAGACATACAGATTTTATTAAAGGAATTTATGTGTATGGATATAGAACAGTTGGCAAAACATTAAGTCAAAAAGTAAGGTTCACAATAGTATATATAAGCCAAAAACATGAAAGAGCAGAGAGGATATATAATAATGTGTTATATACAAGTACATATACACATTTGTATGTGCATTCTTTTGGTATTGCATAAAATGGTCCTGGGACAAGAATGTTATCACAAATCAGTGGGGTGGGATATTAGGAAACATGGGTAGAGGGCATATGGGACACATCTTTGGGCCATCTCATTATCTCGTGACACTGGTATTTTGTGTGGGTTACAAGTTTCTGCATTTCAGCATATTTTGCAAGCAGAGGTACTGGGTCACTTTATTCTAGATTATCTTTTCAAGGATATGGGTACAGCCAACAGGCCTGGAATATAGAGACAGTGTCTCCTTCTGGAACAAAGGGTAGGTTTATTTACTATCTAGCATAGTATCTTCTTCTAGGGCAAAAAGTCAGTCACACTTACTATGTGCCCATCATAAAAGAGTAAGGCTTCCTAAGCTCCAAGTTCTCCTGTAATGCAACTCAGTGCTTGTGCAGGTATCACCTAGCGTTCTCTTGTGTCATTTTGTGAGATTTGGGTCTCAGGGTACTGTACAAAATTAATACTCTGGCTAATGTTATTGCTATAAGTTATAAATTGTCCTTTGATTTTGATGTAGGAGTTCTGTGTtcaaagtggcttttttttttttttttttttaagattttatttggtgatgggtactgaggggggcacttgatgggatgagcactgggtgttatgctatatgttggcaaactgaactccaataaaaaaaaataattaaaaaaaaaagattttatttattcacgagagacagagagagaggcagagacacaggcagagggagaagcaggctccatgcagggagcctgacatgggactcaaccctgggactccaggatcactcactgggccgaaggcggcactaagccactgagccacccagggatccccaaagtggCTATTTTTTTATAAGCTAAGAAATCTgcaaaaaattttctttcttggcaATTGTGGATTAGCATCTCAGTTTGGAATAGTTGGGTCTCTTACACAAAGGATGTTTACAttcataagatttttttcatagCCTTCTATTGTTCAAGACAAAGACGAGGTAGAGCAGGAGACTGGAAGGGACAGACATTCTTTCTTTGTGGGAAGGAGTGGAAGCAAAACTCCTCTGCCTCAGGGGAGGGGTAGGAAAACCTTATTCCCAGGACAAGGGCAAAGATCCTTGGAGGAAAAGTAGAAGCAAAAGGAAATTCCTACTTAAAACCAACCACAAATACATAGGGAATGCTGAGAAAACCCCACTATGAGGCCTGGGTGACAGAGCCTGCCTAAGACAGAAGCTACACTAAGAAAACATGAATTCCCATTTTCTCTATCATGAACCTAGCACCGACTCACAAGGAACAGAGTAGTCTACCCTTGGGGCAGAGGTAGGAGCGTGTAGCAAGAACGCCTCTGTGGCACAGGCACGCAGACACAGCTGAATGCTGGAGAGTGTGCAACAATGCTGTGAAAAACCCTCTGACATTGTGTCCTCTACTCTAAGCACAAGGTAACAAGTTACTGCTA
Protein-coding sequences here:
- the C1H9orf40 gene encoding uncharacterized protein C9orf40 homolog, with the protein product MAKRRAAEPLTFHVPWKRLLLCDFPEEPPPPPPPPPLWIPPPGPSHPGQPVGAPELPRKRKIDAGAMTEPSASPSKRRDGGDTGVPGGVQREGRGLETGEPPLQQPPVRPRGPGEEPRGARPPRGGGGDDGAGRTEPRRGDWGAAPRQLNEEFWQYNTFQYWRNPLPPIDLADIEDVIEDNSTEAALQGKNEVVEIDMES